The DNA window TccctaaataaattataaaaccaCATATGTACATATCCAACATGCAGCTTTCAGGAAAGGCAACAGACCTAGTCCAAGATGTGATCAAGACAACATATGCATCAGCAGAACAATGTTTGAAAACAAATTACTACGGTTGCAAGAACCTAGCGAAATCTCTTCTTCCCATGTTGGAGTTATCTACTTCAGGAGGAAGGATAGTCAATGTCTCATCTCTTAGAGGCGAATTAcgtgtaaaaaaaaatcaaacttaattCCTTAGTTCTAACAACTCAATATGTATTAACTCGGTTCTCATTGCAGCGTGTTACGAATGAGGAGATCAGAAAAGAGCTTGGAGACGTTGAAAATCTAACGGAAGAAAAAATTGATCGAATAGTTGAGAATTTTTTGGAAGATGTGAAAGATGGTGGACTTGAGAGGAATGGATGGAACAAGATGTTGCCTGCATATAGTGTGTCAAAGGTTACACTTAATGCTTATACGAGAGTGTTAGCTAAGAAGTACCCGAGAATGAAGATAAATTGTGTCCATCCCGGTTATGTCAACACTGATCTCAATTGGCGTACTGGAACAATGACGGTTGAGGAAGGTTCACAAGGTCCGGTTAAGTTAGCACTTCTTCAAGAAGATGGTCCAACTGGTTGCTACTTTGATCAAACTGAAGTGGCTGAGTTTTAGTACTTGTTTTGGAATAATATCATCTTTGGGAATTTGAACTTTACcttattaatatgttttcaatGGAACTATTTTGGTATGTAATTTATGGAACTTTAGTTTAGTAGTTTGATGGTCATTTATTAGAAGATGTATCATgttttctccattttttttagaTGGTCCGATTATGAAGACACTAATTTGTCTTCTACACAGAGCTATGAGTCTCTAATTTGTCCTCTACACCGAGAACAAATAACACTTTGTAAGTGAGAATCGAACCCTTGAGATCAAGAGACTACATCCACTATTTGATTGTTCGAGGTACTCGAG is part of the Impatiens glandulifera chromosome 1, dImpGla2.1, whole genome shotgun sequence genome and encodes:
- the LOC124916879 gene encoding (+)-neomenthol dehydrogenase-like, encoding MMEEQGGQRYAIVTGSNRGIGFETVRQLAKQGITVVLTARDNKKGLEAVYSLHEIGFKNVVFHQLDVQNQQSIDSLVNFIKDNFGRLDILVNNAGQSGVHVDEDALRAMNIDPSLWLSGKATDLVQDVIKTTYASAEQCLKTNYYGCKNLAKSLLPMLELSTSGGRIVNVSSLRGELRRVTNEEIRKELGDVENLTEEKIDRIVENFLEDVKDGGLERNGWNKMLPAYSVSKVTLNAYTRVLAKKYPRMKINCVHPGYVNTDLNWRTGTMTVEEGSQGPVKLALLQEDGPTGCYFDQTEVAEF